The window GGTCAACGCGGTCGAGTCGGTCAGCAACGTGGACGTCGTCTGTACCGACAAGACCGGCACGCTGACCACCGGTCAGCTGACCCTGGAGGAGATCGTCCCGCTCGGGGTGCGCGAGTACAACGAGGCCGCCGAGGCGCTGGGCGGGCTCGCCCACAACGCCACCACCCCGAATCTGACCTGTCTGGCCATCGCCGGGTCGCTGGGCGGGCCGGTCTGGGAGGTCCGTGACGAGGTGCCGTTCTCGTCGTCGCTGCGCTGGTCCGGGATGGTCACCGAGTCCGGCACGTGGGTGTTGGGCGCCCCGGACGCGCTGGCCGACCGGTTGCGGCAGCCGGTGGAGGCCACCGAGATCATCGACCGGACCGGGCGCGGGCTGCGGGTGCTGCTGCTGGCCCGGACCGAGGAGCCCGAGGCGGGTCTGCGGGACGCGGCGGGCCGGCCGGACCTGCCGATGCTGGAGCCGATGGCGCTGGCGGTGCTCGCCGACGAACTACGCGAGGACGTGGTCGAGACGGTGGCCCGGTTCCAGGCCGACGGGGTGGATCTGAAGGTGCTGTCCGGCGACGACCCGCGGACGGTCGCGGCGATCGCGGCCCGGGCCGGGCTGGGCGGCGCCGACCCGGTGCCCGGCCGCGACCTGGACGACCTCGACGATCCGGGGCTGGACCGACTGGTCGCCCGGACCAGCGTGTTCGGCCGGGTCGCCCCGGAGCACAAGGAACGCATCGTCAGGTCGCTACGCCGGCAGGGCCGCTACGTCGCGATGATCGGCGACGGGGTGAACGACGCCCGCGCCCTCAAGCAGGCGCATGTCGGCGTGGCCATGCGCAGCGGCAGCGCGGTGACCCGGGACGTCGCCGACATCGTGCTGGTCGACGACAGTTTCGCGGCGCTGCCACCGGCCCAGCACGAGGGCCGGAAGATCATCAACGGCATCGGGATCTCGTTGTACGTGTTCCTGGCGCGTGTGGCCAGTCAGGGCCTGGTGATCCTGGCCGTGACGATGCTGCAGTTGGGTTTCCCGTACTCGCCGACGCAGGTGGGCCTGACCATGTTCACGGTCGGCATCCCCACCGTGTTCCTCACGTTCTGGGCCGGGCGTGGCCGGCCGGACCCGGACATGCTGCGCAACCTGGTCCGGTTCGTGGCGCCCGCGTCGGTGGTGACCGCGACCTTCGGCACGGCCATCTACACGGCGCTGTACAGCATGATCTCGCACGGGTTCCAGCCCGGTCGCACCCCGGCGCGGATCATCCACGAGTTCGAGAAGACCACCGGCCTGACGTACGGGGTGGACGCCGACTTCACCACGGCGTCGGCGACGATCCTGGCCCAGACCGGCCTGTCGACGTTCTTCTGTTTCGCGTCGTTCCTGCTGATCCTGTTCCTGGCGCCACGCTCGCGGGCGTTCGCGGCGTGGACCGCGCCGACCGGTGACAAACGGCCGGCGCTACTGGTGCTGGGACTGTGTGTGGTGTTCAGCGCGATCCTGTGCGTACCGGTGCTGTGGAACTATTTCGGTCTGATGGGCCCGTCGAAGCCGGTGTTCTTCGTGGTGCTGCCGGCGCTGATCCTCTGGTATCTCACGCTGACCGTGGTCTTCCGGTTCCGCCTTTTCGACAGGCTTCTCGGCCTGGACGAACCGCGGCGCTGATTCCTCTCAAGTCGGGGCGGGCCGTGCCGACGGTCGGCCCGGTCGTTACCGGAGGAAGGACCCGGCCGGCTGTCATGGGGGGCCATGGACAGCCGGCCGGGTGTCACCCGGTGATGAACTGGTGCGTGGCCAGGAACCGGGTGCGTTCCCGGATCAGGGTGGTCAGGTTGTCGGCCTCGGTCTTCACAGCCGCGGGGTCCGCGCCGTCGACGGTGCCGATCACCGTCGTGATCGCGGTGATCGTGTTGAGCGCCGCGGCATTGCCGTAGATCTTGTTGAACAGCTCCTTGTACGCCTTCCGGTAGACGTCCTGGTAGGCCGCGGCGGCCAGGAAACGCTCCTTGAGTTTGTGTCCGCTCATGAAGCCGCCCCGACCGCCGCCCCCGCCCTGCGGCATCTGTGGCATCTCCATGCCCTCCGGTGGCTGGAAATCGCCGCCGCCGGGGAAACCGCCGCCGCCGCGCATCCCACCGCCGCCCATACTCACCGACTGGGACGGGTCCTGGTCGGCCGCGCCGGACAGGGTCAGGTTGTAGTCCCAGCCGACGACCGAGAACCTCTTGGTGTCCAGGTCGTACCAGAGGTAGTAGTTGCGGCCCGGTCCGGCCATGTCGTCGAAGTTGACCAGCAGGTTCTGGGTGGCGACGTAGCGGGCGAACGACTCGACGTCGACGTGGTCGGCCAGCTTCGCGTCGAATTCGGCGTCACTGGCGCTGTTCACCCACTGGATCAGGTCGATGACCGGTTGGAGGTCCTGGCTGCCCTTCTTGTTGATCTGCTTGAAGTCGTCGGCGTACTCGGTCGGGTCGTCGCCCTGGTCGGTGAACCGACTACTGGCCAGGCTCTTGTAGAGCACTCCGGAGTGGCCGGTGGCGGTGGCCACGGTGTCGGCGAACTCGTCGTCCGGGTGCTCGACCAG of the Actinoplanes sichuanensis genome contains:
- a CDS encoding HAD-IC family P-type ATPase, whose product is MEQVILAPIDGLTEAEAEARRRRGEANTAVQGGSRGYGEILRTNVFSFFNLILFVIGAALLSLGQYSDALISVGLGLINAVISAAQEIRAKRKLDRLQLLDRGGVLVVRDGREVEIAPDRVVRGDVLRVRPGDQIVVDGPLLDGGRLEADESLLTGESDPVVKHPGDDLRSGSLCVAGDGHQQARDVGVHSYAGRLTAEARRSTTDRTPLQRSIEFIVRVVMALTALMSGCILAQAALEGFSVLRVVQITAVLSGLVPYGLFFLIALAYTAGAVRIARSGALVQQVNAVESVSNVDVVCTDKTGTLTTGQLTLEEIVPLGVREYNEAAEALGGLAHNATTPNLTCLAIAGSLGGPVWEVRDEVPFSSSLRWSGMVTESGTWVLGAPDALADRLRQPVEATEIIDRTGRGLRVLLLARTEEPEAGLRDAAGRPDLPMLEPMALAVLADELREDVVETVARFQADGVDLKVLSGDDPRTVAAIAARAGLGGADPVPGRDLDDLDDPGLDRLVARTSVFGRVAPEHKERIVRSLRRQGRYVAMIGDGVNDARALKQAHVGVAMRSGSAVTRDVADIVLVDDSFAALPPAQHEGRKIINGIGISLYVFLARVASQGLVILAVTMLQLGFPYSPTQVGLTMFTVGIPTVFLTFWAGRGRPDPDMLRNLVRFVAPASVVTATFGTAIYTALYSMISHGFQPGRTPARIIHEFEKTTGLTYGVDADFTTASATILAQTGLSTFFCFASFLLILFLAPRSRAFAAWTAPTGDKRPALLVLGLCVVFSAILCVPVLWNYFGLMGPSKPVFFVVLPALILWYLTLTVVFRFRLFDRLLGLDEPRR
- a CDS encoding CotH kinase family protein; protein product: MKRRLVHRIPVRVRHYWKLLATCAATLLAFAVVFSTVRVAPLVTSAGDEDGDKVTVNLAGTTDLFDATTAHTVKLTFHDDDYQRVLDAFWNDDEKEYLEADLTLDGTVIPSVGIRLKGNSTLQSVTRNGESRQRGGFGGARQGAPQGGAAPQGGAAPQGGGGFRGGGMGMGGRASLKAEEPETLPWLIRFDEFVEGRRYQGHREIAVRVGGMGGGAAVLNEAVSLNVLAAAGEITQRYAYTSFTVNDRPTTARLLVEHPDDEFADTVATATGHSGVLYKSLASSRFTDQGDDPTEYADDFKQINKKGSQDLQPVIDLIQWVNSASDAEFDAKLADHVDVESFARYVATQNLLVNFDDMAGPGRNYYLWYDLDTKRFSVVGWDYNLTLSGAADQDPSQSVSMGGGGMRGGGGFPGGGDFQPPEGMEMPQMPQGGGGGRGGFMSGHKLKERFLAAAAYQDVYRKAYKELFNKIYGNAAALNTITAITTVIGTVDGADPAAVKTEADNLTTLIRERTRFLATHQFITG